The following proteins are encoded in a genomic region of Coffea eugenioides isolate CCC68of chromosome 6, Ceug_1.0, whole genome shotgun sequence:
- the LOC113775002 gene encoding protein TRANSPARENT TESTA 9-like isoform X14 has product MWRSLWPTIDRFSLHHFRYIVNQLREIRVVDKRNREVVLDLLQSIVEIVTYGDRHDPAIFECFMEFQVLAEFVRILKIGGNSGIEAALLQYLSIMIQNVENEHAIYYCFSNGYINSVISHHYEFDGGDLIPYYVSFLRTVSGKIGRDTICLLVKVHQDTAISLPLYDEALKFANHGEKMIQIAVRALTLNIYSVADEMVYQFLTTPTASAYFSSLILNLKNKCLHVDAIINGVKESFHEKKRELLSETDRILDDFYYLKDILCIPEQRLNKLVTENIVNMLILPMLLTLLNNRLSNDTGLSAITCLYVLCRLLQVFDGTNLVNVIGSAVLFSFMPPNVTDAAESVVSARLEQVNGLAVCYQEGEEMVDLQHEGAENFMMNYVLKHSLEFTELSSCFDSSPLENSENEWGGIFSCIFSRNHSLMLGSLMLLFTVADSKDLHYQLAAKIGFSQVKTASEMIGSTVAGHIQKIVNQLLKVLASEPPLSVPILLHAAWFLRKLLVFLDQKLEDNDCHLFKTSYEGSCGRLYEEFDRCWFDYIPDVLKSEWANCKTALEESSQSKDPFFLLELASIQNPPSGIFYLTSQAIPVLLLIGNGWLIVSSDFRTLWDGKFDRTLGFCSPSSTEAIYFWG; this is encoded by the exons ATGTGGCGGTCACTTTGGCCTACAATCGACCGCTTCTCTCTTCACCACTTCAG ATATATTGTAAACCAACTGCGGGAAATCAGAGTCGTTGACAAGCGCAACCGG GAAGTAGTTTTGGATTTGCTTCAATCAATTGTGGAAATAGTTACCTATGGTGATCGGCATGATCCAGCGATTTTCGA ATGTTTCATGGAATTTCAAGTTTTAGCAGAGTTTGTTCGTATACTAAAGATTGGTGGGAATTCAGGAATTGAGGCAGCACTCTTGCAGTATTTGAGCATAATGATCCAGAACGTGGAAAATGAACATGCCATCT ACTATTGTTTCAGCAATGGCTATATCAACAGCGTAATATCACATCATTATGAGTTCGATGGGGGAGATCTAATTCCTTATTATGTATCCTTTCTGAG AACAGTTAGTGGGAAAATAGGTAGAGACACAATCTGTCTTCTCGTAAAGGTTCACCAG GACACTGCAATCTCATTGCCGTTGTATGATGAGGCTCTTAAATTTGCTAACCATGGGGAAAAGATGATACAGATAGCAGTTCGTGCACTGACCCTTAACATTTATAGTG TTGCTGATGAGATGGTCTATCAATTTCTAACAACTCCGACTGCTTCTGCATACTTTTCTAGCTTGATTctgaatttaaaaaataagtgCTTGCATGTTGATGCTATCATCAATGGGGTAAA GGAGAGTTTccatgaaaagaaaagagaacttCTTTCAGAAACTGATAGAATTTTGGATGACTTCTATTACCTGAAGGACATACTGTGCATTCCTGAGCAGCGCTTGAACAAACTTGTTACAGAGAACATTGTTAACATGCTTATTTTGCCGATGTTGCTTACTCTACTAAACAATAGGCTAAGCAAT GACACTGGTCTATCTGCAATCACTTGTCTCTATGTTCTTTGTCGTCTTCTTCAAGTTTTTGATGGAACGAATTTGGTTAATGTTATCGGCAGTGCTGTTCTATTTTCTTTTATGCCTCCAAATGTGACAGATGCTGCTGAGTCTGTTGTATCTGCTAGACTTGAGCAGGTGAATGGTCTTGCAGTCTGTTATCAGGAAGGGGAAGAAATGGTAGATCTTCAGCATGAGGGGGCAGAAAACTTCATGATGAACTATGTTCTTAAGCATTCATTGGAGTTCACAGAACTGAGCTCTTGTTTTGACAGTTCACCGCTGGAGAATTCGGAAAATGAATG GGGTGGAATATTTAGTTGTATTTTCTCCCGTAATCACAGTCTAATGCTAGGTTCTTTGATGTTATTGTTTACAGTGGCTGACAGTAAAG ATCTTCATTACCAGTTGGCTGCAAAGATAGGATTTTCTCAAGTAAAG ACTGCTTCAGAGATGATTGGAAGCACTGTTGCAGGACACATACAGAAG ATTGTGAATCAATTATTGAAGGTTTTGGCGAGTGAACCACCATTGTCAGTACCAATATTGTTGCATGCAGCTTGGTTTTTGCGAAAGTTGTTGGTTTTTCTGGACCAGAAGTTAGAGGACAATGATTGTCACCTCTTCAAG ACCTCATATGAGGGCTCTTGTGGACGTCTTTATGAAGAATTTGATCGATGCTGGTTTGACTATATTCCAGATGTGTTAAAAAGCGAATGGGCCAACTGTAAAACAG CACTCGAAGAATCATCACAGTCCAAGgatcctttctttcttctagAACTTGCATCTATTCAAAATCCTCCCAGTGGTA TTTTCTATTTAACATCTCAGGCAATACCGGTCCTGCTTTTGATTGGCAACGGATGGTTGATTGTGTCAAG TGATTTCCGGACCTTGTGGGATGGGAAGTTCGATAGAACTTTAG GTTTTTGTTCTCCATCTTCAACTGAAGCCATTTATTTTTGGGGGTGA
- the LOC113775002 gene encoding protein TRANSPARENT TESTA 9-like isoform X13, whose amino-acid sequence MWRSLWPTIDRFSLHHFRYIVNQLREIRVVDKRNREVVLDLLQSIVEIVTYGDRHDPAIFECFMEFQVLAEFVRILKIGGNSGIEAALLQYLSIMIQNVENEHAIYYCFSNGYINSVISHHYEFDGGDLIPYYVSFLRTVSGKIGRDTICLLVKVHQDTAISLPLYDEALKFANHGEKMIQIAVRALTLNIYSVADEMVYQFLTTPTASAYFSSLILNLKNKCLHVDAIINGVKESFHEKKRELLSETDRILDDFYYLKDILCIPEQRLNKLVTENIVNMLILPMLLTLLNNRLSNDTGLSAITCLYVLCRLLQVFDGTNLVNVIGSAVLFSFMPPNVTDAAESVVSARLEQVNGLAVCYQEGEEMVDLQHEGAENFMMNYVLKHSLEFTELSSCFDSSPLENSENEWGGIFSCIFSRNHSLMLGSLMLLFTVADSKDLHYQLAAKIGFSQVKTASEMIGSTVAGHIQKIVNQLLKVLASEPPLSVPILLHAAWFLRKLLVFLDQKLEDNDCHLFKTSYEGSCGRLYEEFDRCWFDYIPDVLKSEWANCKTALEESSQSKDPFFLLELASIQNPPSGSMAFLLLSSFLLLFIFLLFYLCCLLLKSIVLPPASFLFNISGNTGPAFDWQRMVDCVK is encoded by the exons ATGTGGCGGTCACTTTGGCCTACAATCGACCGCTTCTCTCTTCACCACTTCAG ATATATTGTAAACCAACTGCGGGAAATCAGAGTCGTTGACAAGCGCAACCGG GAAGTAGTTTTGGATTTGCTTCAATCAATTGTGGAAATAGTTACCTATGGTGATCGGCATGATCCAGCGATTTTCGA ATGTTTCATGGAATTTCAAGTTTTAGCAGAGTTTGTTCGTATACTAAAGATTGGTGGGAATTCAGGAATTGAGGCAGCACTCTTGCAGTATTTGAGCATAATGATCCAGAACGTGGAAAATGAACATGCCATCT ACTATTGTTTCAGCAATGGCTATATCAACAGCGTAATATCACATCATTATGAGTTCGATGGGGGAGATCTAATTCCTTATTATGTATCCTTTCTGAG AACAGTTAGTGGGAAAATAGGTAGAGACACAATCTGTCTTCTCGTAAAGGTTCACCAG GACACTGCAATCTCATTGCCGTTGTATGATGAGGCTCTTAAATTTGCTAACCATGGGGAAAAGATGATACAGATAGCAGTTCGTGCACTGACCCTTAACATTTATAGTG TTGCTGATGAGATGGTCTATCAATTTCTAACAACTCCGACTGCTTCTGCATACTTTTCTAGCTTGATTctgaatttaaaaaataagtgCTTGCATGTTGATGCTATCATCAATGGGGTAAA GGAGAGTTTccatgaaaagaaaagagaacttCTTTCAGAAACTGATAGAATTTTGGATGACTTCTATTACCTGAAGGACATACTGTGCATTCCTGAGCAGCGCTTGAACAAACTTGTTACAGAGAACATTGTTAACATGCTTATTTTGCCGATGTTGCTTACTCTACTAAACAATAGGCTAAGCAAT GACACTGGTCTATCTGCAATCACTTGTCTCTATGTTCTTTGTCGTCTTCTTCAAGTTTTTGATGGAACGAATTTGGTTAATGTTATCGGCAGTGCTGTTCTATTTTCTTTTATGCCTCCAAATGTGACAGATGCTGCTGAGTCTGTTGTATCTGCTAGACTTGAGCAGGTGAATGGTCTTGCAGTCTGTTATCAGGAAGGGGAAGAAATGGTAGATCTTCAGCATGAGGGGGCAGAAAACTTCATGATGAACTATGTTCTTAAGCATTCATTGGAGTTCACAGAACTGAGCTCTTGTTTTGACAGTTCACCGCTGGAGAATTCGGAAAATGAATG GGGTGGAATATTTAGTTGTATTTTCTCCCGTAATCACAGTCTAATGCTAGGTTCTTTGATGTTATTGTTTACAGTGGCTGACAGTAAAG ATCTTCATTACCAGTTGGCTGCAAAGATAGGATTTTCTCAAGTAAAG ACTGCTTCAGAGATGATTGGAAGCACTGTTGCAGGACACATACAGAAG ATTGTGAATCAATTATTGAAGGTTTTGGCGAGTGAACCACCATTGTCAGTACCAATATTGTTGCATGCAGCTTGGTTTTTGCGAAAGTTGTTGGTTTTTCTGGACCAGAAGTTAGAGGACAATGATTGTCACCTCTTCAAG ACCTCATATGAGGGCTCTTGTGGACGTCTTTATGAAGAATTTGATCGATGCTGGTTTGACTATATTCCAGATGTGTTAAAAAGCGAATGGGCCAACTGTAAAACAG CACTCGAAGAATCATCACAGTCCAAGgatcctttctttcttctagAACTTGCATCTATTCAAAATCCTCCCAGTGGTAGTATGGCGTTTCTTCTACTCTCTTCCTTCCTTCTTTTAttcatatttcttttgttttatctCTGCTGTCTGCTTTTAAAAAGTATAGTCTTACCACCTGCTAGTTTTCTATTTAACATCTCAGGCAATACCGGTCCTGCTTTTGATTGGCAACGGATGGTTGATTGTGTCAAG TGA
- the LOC113775002 gene encoding protein TRANSPARENT TESTA 9-like isoform X9 — protein sequence MNMPSDTAISLPLYDEALKFANHGEKMIQIAVRALTLNIYSVADEMVYQFLTTPTASAYFSSLILNLKNKCLHVDAIINGVKESFHEKKRELLSETDRILDDFYYLKDILCIPEQRLNKLVTENIVNMLILPMLLTLLNNRLSNDTGLSAITCLYVLCRLLQVFDGTNLVNVIGSAVLFSFMPPNVTDAAESVVSARLEQVNGLAVCYQEGEEMVDLQHEGAENFMMNYVLKHSLEFTELSSCFDSSPLENSENEWGGIFSCIFSRNHSLMLGSLMLLFTVADSKDLHYQLAAKIGFSQVKTASEMIGSTVAGHIQKIVNQLLKVLASEPPLSVPILLHAAWFLRKLLVFLDQKLEDNDCHLFKTSYEGSCGRLYEEFDRCWFDYIPDVLKSEWANCKTALEESSQSKDPFFLLELASIQNPPSGSMAFLLLSSFLLLFIFLLFYLCCLLLKSIVLPPASFLFNISGNTGPAFDWQRMVDCVKVFVLHLQLKPFIFGGDPFDNPLANLKNSYLAQSGKRYPSDLSLASFGSEVALGSGIPCKIAFSGAGTRDIYVIPIAREISGKLLLVERHPLHSRKGVVIAIAPLAGLDPKIDEEHPTWLLVHLRDFEPRLRSDETKTLDSHTSLPEQGRWILGFLSAKDCKAAFSVILEETRKQRSFVENLVAPVLEEKLFK from the exons ATGAACATGCCATCT GACACTGCAATCTCATTGCCGTTGTATGATGAGGCTCTTAAATTTGCTAACCATGGGGAAAAGATGATACAGATAGCAGTTCGTGCACTGACCCTTAACATTTATAGTG TTGCTGATGAGATGGTCTATCAATTTCTAACAACTCCGACTGCTTCTGCATACTTTTCTAGCTTGATTctgaatttaaaaaataagtgCTTGCATGTTGATGCTATCATCAATGGGGTAAA GGAGAGTTTccatgaaaagaaaagagaacttCTTTCAGAAACTGATAGAATTTTGGATGACTTCTATTACCTGAAGGACATACTGTGCATTCCTGAGCAGCGCTTGAACAAACTTGTTACAGAGAACATTGTTAACATGCTTATTTTGCCGATGTTGCTTACTCTACTAAACAATAGGCTAAGCAAT GACACTGGTCTATCTGCAATCACTTGTCTCTATGTTCTTTGTCGTCTTCTTCAAGTTTTTGATGGAACGAATTTGGTTAATGTTATCGGCAGTGCTGTTCTATTTTCTTTTATGCCTCCAAATGTGACAGATGCTGCTGAGTCTGTTGTATCTGCTAGACTTGAGCAGGTGAATGGTCTTGCAGTCTGTTATCAGGAAGGGGAAGAAATGGTAGATCTTCAGCATGAGGGGGCAGAAAACTTCATGATGAACTATGTTCTTAAGCATTCATTGGAGTTCACAGAACTGAGCTCTTGTTTTGACAGTTCACCGCTGGAGAATTCGGAAAATGAATG GGGTGGAATATTTAGTTGTATTTTCTCCCGTAATCACAGTCTAATGCTAGGTTCTTTGATGTTATTGTTTACAGTGGCTGACAGTAAAG ATCTTCATTACCAGTTGGCTGCAAAGATAGGATTTTCTCAAGTAAAG ACTGCTTCAGAGATGATTGGAAGCACTGTTGCAGGACACATACAGAAG ATTGTGAATCAATTATTGAAGGTTTTGGCGAGTGAACCACCATTGTCAGTACCAATATTGTTGCATGCAGCTTGGTTTTTGCGAAAGTTGTTGGTTTTTCTGGACCAGAAGTTAGAGGACAATGATTGTCACCTCTTCAAG ACCTCATATGAGGGCTCTTGTGGACGTCTTTATGAAGAATTTGATCGATGCTGGTTTGACTATATTCCAGATGTGTTAAAAAGCGAATGGGCCAACTGTAAAACAG CACTCGAAGAATCATCACAGTCCAAGgatcctttctttcttctagAACTTGCATCTATTCAAAATCCTCCCAGTGGTAGTATGGCGTTTCTTCTACTCTCTTCCTTCCTTCTTTTAttcatatttcttttgttttatctCTGCTGTCTGCTTTTAAAAAGTATAGTCTTACCACCTGCTAGTTTTCTATTTAACATCTCAGGCAATACCGGTCCTGCTTTTGATTGGCAACGGATGGTTGATTGTGTCAAG GTTTTTGTTCTCCATCTTCAACTGAAGCCATTTATTTTTGGGGGTGATCCTTTTGATAATCCTTTAGCAAATTTGAAAAACAGCTACTTGGCTCAATCGGGGAAAAGATATCCTTCGGATCTTTCATTGGCAAGCTTCGGTTCAGAGGTAGCTTTAG GTTCTGGAATCCCCTgtaaaattgcattttctggAGCTGGGACAAGAGATATTTATGTGATACCAATTGCAAGGGAAATATCTGGTAAATTGCTACTTGTGGAACGACATCCGTTACACTCTAGAAAAGGAGTTGTAATTGCCATTGCTCCATTGGCTGGATTGGAT CCCAAGATAGACGAGGAGCATCCTACATGGTTGCTAGTGCATCTTAGAGACTTTGAGCCAAGACTCCGATCAGATGAAACCAAAACACTCGACTCCCATACATCACTCCCTGAACAAGGAAGATGGATACTTGGATTTTTGAGCGCCAAAGATTGCAAGGCTGCTTTCTCGGTGATACTCGAGGAAACTAGAAAACAGAGGTCCTTTGTGGAGAACTTGGTTGCTCCGGTACTGGAAGAGAAATTGTTCAAATAG
- the LOC113775002 gene encoding protein TRANSPARENT TESTA 9-like isoform X11 gives MWRSLWPTIDRFSLHHFRYIVNQLREIRVVDKRNREVVLDLLQSIVEIVTYGDRHDPAIFECFMEFQVLAEFVRILKIGGNSGIEAALLQYLSIMIQNVENEHAIYYCFSNGYINSVISHHYEFDGGDLIPYYVSFLRTVSGKIGRDTICLLVKVHQDTAISLPLYDEALKFANHGEKMIQIAVRALTLNIYSVADEMVYQFLTTPTASAYFSSLILNLKNKCLHVDAIINGVKESFHEKKRELLSETDRILDDFYYLKDILCIPEQRLNKLVTENIVNMLILPMLLTLLNNRLSNDTGLSAITCLYVLCRLLQVFDGTNLVNVIGSAVLFSFMPPNVTDAAESVVSARLEQVNGLAVCYQEGEEMVDLQHEGAENFMMNYVLKHSLEFTELSSCFDSSPLENSENEWGGIFSCIFSRNHSLMLGSLMLLFTVADSKDLHYQLAAKIGFSQVKTASEMIGSTVAGHIQKIVNQLLKVLASEPPLSVPILLHAAWFLRKLLVFLDQKLEDNDCHLFKTSYEGSCGRLYEEFDRCWFDYIPDVLKSEWANCKTALEESSQSKDPFFLLELASIQNPPSGIFYLTSQAIPVLLLIGNGWLIVSSYLAQSGKRYPSDLSLASFGSEVLESPVKLHFLELGQEIFM, from the exons ATGTGGCGGTCACTTTGGCCTACAATCGACCGCTTCTCTCTTCACCACTTCAG ATATATTGTAAACCAACTGCGGGAAATCAGAGTCGTTGACAAGCGCAACCGG GAAGTAGTTTTGGATTTGCTTCAATCAATTGTGGAAATAGTTACCTATGGTGATCGGCATGATCCAGCGATTTTCGA ATGTTTCATGGAATTTCAAGTTTTAGCAGAGTTTGTTCGTATACTAAAGATTGGTGGGAATTCAGGAATTGAGGCAGCACTCTTGCAGTATTTGAGCATAATGATCCAGAACGTGGAAAATGAACATGCCATCT ACTATTGTTTCAGCAATGGCTATATCAACAGCGTAATATCACATCATTATGAGTTCGATGGGGGAGATCTAATTCCTTATTATGTATCCTTTCTGAG AACAGTTAGTGGGAAAATAGGTAGAGACACAATCTGTCTTCTCGTAAAGGTTCACCAG GACACTGCAATCTCATTGCCGTTGTATGATGAGGCTCTTAAATTTGCTAACCATGGGGAAAAGATGATACAGATAGCAGTTCGTGCACTGACCCTTAACATTTATAGTG TTGCTGATGAGATGGTCTATCAATTTCTAACAACTCCGACTGCTTCTGCATACTTTTCTAGCTTGATTctgaatttaaaaaataagtgCTTGCATGTTGATGCTATCATCAATGGGGTAAA GGAGAGTTTccatgaaaagaaaagagaacttCTTTCAGAAACTGATAGAATTTTGGATGACTTCTATTACCTGAAGGACATACTGTGCATTCCTGAGCAGCGCTTGAACAAACTTGTTACAGAGAACATTGTTAACATGCTTATTTTGCCGATGTTGCTTACTCTACTAAACAATAGGCTAAGCAAT GACACTGGTCTATCTGCAATCACTTGTCTCTATGTTCTTTGTCGTCTTCTTCAAGTTTTTGATGGAACGAATTTGGTTAATGTTATCGGCAGTGCTGTTCTATTTTCTTTTATGCCTCCAAATGTGACAGATGCTGCTGAGTCTGTTGTATCTGCTAGACTTGAGCAGGTGAATGGTCTTGCAGTCTGTTATCAGGAAGGGGAAGAAATGGTAGATCTTCAGCATGAGGGGGCAGAAAACTTCATGATGAACTATGTTCTTAAGCATTCATTGGAGTTCACAGAACTGAGCTCTTGTTTTGACAGTTCACCGCTGGAGAATTCGGAAAATGAATG GGGTGGAATATTTAGTTGTATTTTCTCCCGTAATCACAGTCTAATGCTAGGTTCTTTGATGTTATTGTTTACAGTGGCTGACAGTAAAG ATCTTCATTACCAGTTGGCTGCAAAGATAGGATTTTCTCAAGTAAAG ACTGCTTCAGAGATGATTGGAAGCACTGTTGCAGGACACATACAGAAG ATTGTGAATCAATTATTGAAGGTTTTGGCGAGTGAACCACCATTGTCAGTACCAATATTGTTGCATGCAGCTTGGTTTTTGCGAAAGTTGTTGGTTTTTCTGGACCAGAAGTTAGAGGACAATGATTGTCACCTCTTCAAG ACCTCATATGAGGGCTCTTGTGGACGTCTTTATGAAGAATTTGATCGATGCTGGTTTGACTATATTCCAGATGTGTTAAAAAGCGAATGGGCCAACTGTAAAACAG CACTCGAAGAATCATCACAGTCCAAGgatcctttctttcttctagAACTTGCATCTATTCAAAATCCTCCCAGTGGTA TTTTCTATTTAACATCTCAGGCAATACCGGTCCTGCTTTTGATTGGCAACGGATGGTTGATTGTGTCAAG CTACTTGGCTCAATCGGGGAAAAGATATCCTTCGGATCTTTCATTGGCAAGCTTCGGTTCAGAG GTTCTGGAATCCCCTgtaaaattgcattttctggAGCTGGGACAAGAGATATTTATGTGA
- the LOC113775002 gene encoding protein TRANSPARENT TESTA 9-like isoform X10, which yields MIQIAVRALTLNIYSVADEMVYQFLTTPTASAYFSSLILNLKNKCLHVDAIINGVKESFHEKKRELLSETDRILDDFYYLKDILCIPEQRLNKLVTENIVNMLILPMLLTLLNNRLSNDTGLSAITCLYVLCRLLQVFDGTNLVNVIGSAVLFSFMPPNVTDAAESVVSARLEQVNGLAVCYQEGEEMVDLQHEGAENFMMNYVLKHSLEFTELSSCFDSSPLENSENEWGGIFSCIFSRNHSLMLGSLMLLFTVADSKDLHYQLAAKIGFSQVKTASEMIGSTVAGHIQKIVNQLLKVLASEPPLSVPILLHAAWFLRKLLVFLDQKLEDNDCHLFKTSYEGSCGRLYEEFDRCWFDYIPDVLKSEWANCKTALEESSQSKDPFFLLELASIQNPPSGSMAFLLLSSFLLLFIFLLFYLCCLLLKSIVLPPASFLFNISGNTGPAFDWQRMVDCVKVFVLHLQLKPFIFGGDPFDNPLANLKNSYLAQSGKRYPSDLSLASFGSEVALGSGIPCKIAFSGAGTRDIYVIPIAREISGKLLLVERHPLHSRKGVVIAIAPLAGLDPKIDEEHPTWLLVHLRDFEPRLRSDETKTLDSHTSLPEQGRWILGFLSAKDCKAAFSVILEETRKQRSFVENLVAPVLEEKLFK from the exons ATGATACAGATAGCAGTTCGTGCACTGACCCTTAACATTTATAGTG TTGCTGATGAGATGGTCTATCAATTTCTAACAACTCCGACTGCTTCTGCATACTTTTCTAGCTTGATTctgaatttaaaaaataagtgCTTGCATGTTGATGCTATCATCAATGGGGTAAA GGAGAGTTTccatgaaaagaaaagagaacttCTTTCAGAAACTGATAGAATTTTGGATGACTTCTATTACCTGAAGGACATACTGTGCATTCCTGAGCAGCGCTTGAACAAACTTGTTACAGAGAACATTGTTAACATGCTTATTTTGCCGATGTTGCTTACTCTACTAAACAATAGGCTAAGCAAT GACACTGGTCTATCTGCAATCACTTGTCTCTATGTTCTTTGTCGTCTTCTTCAAGTTTTTGATGGAACGAATTTGGTTAATGTTATCGGCAGTGCTGTTCTATTTTCTTTTATGCCTCCAAATGTGACAGATGCTGCTGAGTCTGTTGTATCTGCTAGACTTGAGCAGGTGAATGGTCTTGCAGTCTGTTATCAGGAAGGGGAAGAAATGGTAGATCTTCAGCATGAGGGGGCAGAAAACTTCATGATGAACTATGTTCTTAAGCATTCATTGGAGTTCACAGAACTGAGCTCTTGTTTTGACAGTTCACCGCTGGAGAATTCGGAAAATGAATG GGGTGGAATATTTAGTTGTATTTTCTCCCGTAATCACAGTCTAATGCTAGGTTCTTTGATGTTATTGTTTACAGTGGCTGACAGTAAAG ATCTTCATTACCAGTTGGCTGCAAAGATAGGATTTTCTCAAGTAAAG ACTGCTTCAGAGATGATTGGAAGCACTGTTGCAGGACACATACAGAAG ATTGTGAATCAATTATTGAAGGTTTTGGCGAGTGAACCACCATTGTCAGTACCAATATTGTTGCATGCAGCTTGGTTTTTGCGAAAGTTGTTGGTTTTTCTGGACCAGAAGTTAGAGGACAATGATTGTCACCTCTTCAAG ACCTCATATGAGGGCTCTTGTGGACGTCTTTATGAAGAATTTGATCGATGCTGGTTTGACTATATTCCAGATGTGTTAAAAAGCGAATGGGCCAACTGTAAAACAG CACTCGAAGAATCATCACAGTCCAAGgatcctttctttcttctagAACTTGCATCTATTCAAAATCCTCCCAGTGGTAGTATGGCGTTTCTTCTACTCTCTTCCTTCCTTCTTTTAttcatatttcttttgttttatctCTGCTGTCTGCTTTTAAAAAGTATAGTCTTACCACCTGCTAGTTTTCTATTTAACATCTCAGGCAATACCGGTCCTGCTTTTGATTGGCAACGGATGGTTGATTGTGTCAAG GTTTTTGTTCTCCATCTTCAACTGAAGCCATTTATTTTTGGGGGTGATCCTTTTGATAATCCTTTAGCAAATTTGAAAAACAGCTACTTGGCTCAATCGGGGAAAAGATATCCTTCGGATCTTTCATTGGCAAGCTTCGGTTCAGAGGTAGCTTTAG GTTCTGGAATCCCCTgtaaaattgcattttctggAGCTGGGACAAGAGATATTTATGTGATACCAATTGCAAGGGAAATATCTGGTAAATTGCTACTTGTGGAACGACATCCGTTACACTCTAGAAAAGGAGTTGTAATTGCCATTGCTCCATTGGCTGGATTGGAT CCCAAGATAGACGAGGAGCATCCTACATGGTTGCTAGTGCATCTTAGAGACTTTGAGCCAAGACTCCGATCAGATGAAACCAAAACACTCGACTCCCATACATCACTCCCTGAACAAGGAAGATGGATACTTGGATTTTTGAGCGCCAAAGATTGCAAGGCTGCTTTCTCGGTGATACTCGAGGAAACTAGAAAACAGAGGTCCTTTGTGGAGAACTTGGTTGCTCCGGTACTGGAAGAGAAATTGTTCAAATAG